A DNA window from Nevskiales bacterium contains the following coding sequences:
- a CDS encoding NADPH:quinone oxidoreductase family protein codes for MKAIVCKEFGPPEKLVYEDFPLPALGKAAVRVAVKAVGVNFPDTLIIQGKYQFRAEPPFVPGGEFAGEIVEIGESIQHLKPGDPVAGVILNGAYAEQVVAPASALLPLPKGMDFTAAAGFPMIYGTSYHALKQRADLKSGETLLVLGAAGGVGLAAVQLGKIMGARVIAAAGTDEKLAICKANGADELINYSTGSLKDQVKKLTGGKGADVIYDPVGGELFDQCLSCINWNGRILVVGFAGGSIPNLAINRVLLKGCAVVGVFWGQFVMKEPQVNMANFHQLFQWYREGRLRPPVSRTYPLSAAAQAMRDLLTRTATGKLVLLP; via the coding sequence ATGAAAGCCATCGTCTGCAAGGAATTCGGCCCGCCCGAGAAACTGGTCTACGAAGACTTCCCGCTGCCGGCCCTGGGCAAGGCGGCCGTGCGCGTGGCGGTGAAGGCGGTCGGGGTCAACTTCCCCGACACGCTCATCATCCAGGGCAAGTACCAGTTCCGGGCCGAGCCACCCTTCGTGCCTGGCGGCGAGTTCGCCGGCGAGATCGTCGAGATCGGCGAGAGCATCCAGCACCTGAAGCCGGGCGACCCTGTGGCCGGCGTCATTCTAAACGGCGCTTATGCCGAGCAGGTGGTGGCGCCGGCGAGCGCACTGCTGCCCCTGCCCAAGGGCATGGACTTCACCGCCGCCGCCGGTTTCCCGATGATCTACGGCACGTCCTATCACGCGCTCAAGCAGCGCGCGGACCTCAAATCCGGCGAGACCCTGCTGGTGCTGGGCGCGGCAGGCGGCGTCGGCCTGGCGGCGGTGCAGCTGGGCAAGATCATGGGTGCACGCGTGATCGCGGCCGCCGGTACGGACGAGAAACTGGCGATCTGCAAGGCCAACGGCGCGGATGAATTGATCAATTATTCGACCGGCAGCCTCAAGGATCAGGTCAAGAAGCTGACCGGCGGCAAGGGCGCGGACGTGATCTACGACCCGGTCGGCGGCGAACTGTTCGACCAGTGCCTGTCCTGCATCAACTGGAACGGCCGCATCCTGGTGGTCGGCTTTGCCGGCGGCAGCATCCCGAACCTCGCCATCAACCGGGTGCTGCTCAAGGGCTGTGCCGTGGTCGGCGTGTTCTGGGGCCAGTTCGTGATGAAGGAGCCGCAGGTCAACATGGCCAATTTTCACCAGCTTTTTCAATGGTATAGGGAGGGCCGTCTGCGGCCGCCGGTATCCCGGACCTATCCGCTCTCGGCGGCGGCGCAGGCGATGCGGGATCTGCTCACGCGCACGGCCACCGGCAAGCTGGTGCTGCTGCCCTGA
- the miaB gene encoding tRNA (N6-isopentenyl adenosine(37)-C2)-methylthiotransferase MiaB: protein MKPKVYIQTWGCQMNEYDSAKMADVLGQAQGAERVQSPEEADILLLNTCSVREKAQEKLFSQLGRWRPLKAVRPELVIGVGGCVASQEGEQILRRAPFVDVVFGPQTLHRLPELVEQARRAGRPAVDVSFPEIEKFDHLPPPRTEGPTAYVSVMEGCSKYCTFCVVPYTRGEEVSRPLDAVLAEVAQLAEQGVREVTLLGQNVNAYRGRMEDGDEADLALLIELIAGIEGIARIRYTTSHPAEFSDRLIEVYGRVPQLVSHLHLPVQSGSDRILGMMKRGYTRAQYADKVRRLRELRPDISLSSDFIVGFPTETEADFQATLELVADIGFDHSYSFIYSKRPGTPAALLVDNVPQAEKEARLQRLQARITAQAQAYSRAMVGSRQRVLVERRSAKSARQLAGRTENNRWVNFDGDERLIGQLVDIEITEALPNSLRGRVLTRELPLAV from the coding sequence ATGAAACCCAAGGTTTACATCCAGACCTGGGGCTGCCAGATGAACGAGTACGACTCGGCCAAGATGGCCGACGTGCTGGGGCAGGCCCAGGGGGCGGAGCGCGTCCAGAGCCCCGAGGAGGCGGACATCCTGCTCTTGAACACCTGCTCGGTGCGCGAGAAGGCGCAGGAGAAGCTGTTCTCGCAGCTGGGCCGCTGGCGGCCGCTCAAGGCCGTGCGACCGGAACTGGTGATCGGCGTGGGCGGCTGCGTGGCCAGCCAGGAAGGCGAGCAGATCCTGCGGCGCGCGCCCTTCGTGGACGTGGTGTTCGGCCCGCAGACCCTGCACCGGCTGCCGGAGCTGGTCGAGCAGGCGCGCCGCGCCGGGCGGCCGGCGGTGGACGTGTCCTTCCCGGAGATCGAGAAGTTCGACCACCTGCCGCCGCCGCGCACGGAAGGCCCGACCGCCTATGTCTCGGTCATGGAAGGCTGCAGCAAGTACTGCACGTTCTGCGTGGTGCCCTATACCCGCGGCGAGGAGGTCAGCCGGCCGCTGGACGCCGTGCTGGCCGAGGTGGCGCAGCTGGCAGAGCAGGGCGTGCGCGAGGTCACGCTGCTGGGCCAGAACGTCAACGCCTACCGCGGCCGCATGGAGGACGGCGACGAGGCCGACCTGGCGCTGCTGATCGAGCTGATCGCCGGCATCGAAGGCATCGCGCGCATCCGCTACACCACCTCGCACCCGGCCGAGTTCTCGGACCGGCTGATCGAGGTCTACGGCCGCGTGCCCCAGCTGGTCAGCCACCTGCACCTGCCGGTGCAGTCGGGTTCGGACCGCATCCTCGGCATGATGAAGCGCGGCTACACGCGCGCGCAGTACGCCGACAAGGTGCGCCGCCTGCGTGAGCTGCGCCCGGATATTTCGCTGTCCTCGGATTTCATCGTCGGTTTCCCGACCGAAACCGAGGCCGACTTCCAGGCCACGCTGGAACTGGTCGCAGATATCGGCTTCGACCATTCCTACAGCTTCATCTACAGCAAGCGCCCGGGCACGCCGGCGGCGCTGCTGGTCGACAACGTGCCGCAGGCCGAGAAGGAAGCGCGCCTGCAGCGCCTGCAGGCGCGCATCACCGCCCAGGCCCAGGCTTACAGCCGCGCCATGGTTGGAAGCCGCCAGCGCGTGCTGGTCGAGCGCCGCTCGGCCAAGAGCGCACGCCAGCTGGCGGGGCGCACCGAGAACAACCGCTGGGTCAACTTCGACGGCGACGAACGGCTGATCGGCCAGCTGGTGGACATCGAGATTACCGAGGCGCTGCCCAACTCCCTGCGCGGCCGCGTGTTGACGCGCGAGCTGCCGCTGGCCGTCTGA